A single region of the Agromyces sp. Leaf222 genome encodes:
- a CDS encoding co-chaperone YbbN: MATVPLTLENFEKTILEGGTVFVDFWAGWCGPCLQFAPNYEAASEANPDLVFAKVDTEDQQQLAAAMNITSIPTIMAFKDGIGVFAQAGALPRPVFDDLVSQVRELDMDMVREQIAAEQANEAVETPAS; the protein is encoded by the coding sequence ATGGCTACCGTTCCCCTGACGCTTGAGAACTTCGAGAAGACGATCCTCGAGGGCGGCACCGTCTTCGTCGACTTCTGGGCCGGCTGGTGCGGCCCGTGCCTGCAGTTCGCCCCGAACTACGAGGCCGCTTCCGAGGCGAACCCCGACCTCGTCTTCGCCAAGGTCGACACCGAAGACCAGCAGCAGCTCGCGGCCGCGATGAACATCACGTCGATCCCGACGATCATGGCGTTCAAGGACGGCATCGGCGTCTTCGCCCAGGCCGGCGCGCTCCCCCGCCCCGTCTTCGACGACCTGGTGTCGCAGGTGCGCGAGCTCGACATGGACATGGTGCGCGAGCAGATCGCGGCCGAGCAGGCGAACGAAGCCGTCGAAACGCCCGCTTCCTGA